From the Kitasatospora viridis genome, one window contains:
- the guaA gene encoding glutamine-hydrolyzing GMP synthase, which translates to MSPATPDQSAPSVDTVLVVDFGAQYAQLIARRVREARVYSEIVPSTMPVAEMLAKNPKAIILSGGPSSVYEEGAPRLDRAIFEAGVPVFGMCYGFQLMAITLGGTVDNSGAREYGRTPLHVSRSGSTLFEGTPDEQSVWMSHGDACSAAPEGFAVTASTDVVPVAAFENDERRLYGVQYHPEVLHSTHGQQILEHFLYRGAGIAPTWTTHNVVDEQVALIKAQVGDKRAICGLSGGVDSAVAAALVARAIGDQLTCVYVDHGLMRKGETEQVEKDFVAATGVKLKVVDAEERFLNALKGVSDPEEKRKIIGREFIRVFEQAQAEIIADEGPAVEFLVQGTLYPDVVESGGGTGTANIKSHHNVGGLPEDLEFQLVEPLRQLFKDEVRMVGQELGLPEEIVQRQPFPGPGLGIRIVGEVTKERLDLLREADAIAREELTAAGLDREIWQCPVVLLADVRSVGVQGDGRTYGHPIVLRPVSSEDAMTADWSRLPYEVLARISTRITNEVRDVNRVVLDVTSKPPGTIEWE; encoded by the coding sequence CATCGCCCGCCGGGTGCGTGAGGCGCGGGTCTACAGCGAGATCGTGCCGAGCACCATGCCGGTCGCCGAGATGCTCGCCAAGAACCCGAAGGCGATCATCCTCTCCGGCGGGCCGTCCTCGGTCTACGAGGAGGGCGCGCCGCGCCTGGACCGCGCGATCTTCGAGGCCGGTGTGCCGGTCTTCGGCATGTGCTACGGCTTCCAGCTGATGGCGATCACCCTCGGCGGCACCGTGGACAACTCCGGTGCCCGCGAGTACGGCCGGACCCCGCTGCACGTCAGCCGGTCCGGCTCGACCCTCTTCGAGGGCACGCCGGACGAGCAGTCGGTCTGGATGTCGCACGGCGACGCCTGCTCGGCCGCCCCCGAGGGCTTCGCCGTGACGGCCTCGACCGACGTGGTGCCGGTCGCCGCGTTCGAGAACGACGAGCGCCGGCTGTACGGCGTCCAGTACCACCCCGAGGTGCTGCACTCCACGCACGGCCAGCAGATCCTGGAGCACTTCCTCTACCGCGGCGCCGGCATCGCGCCGACCTGGACCACCCACAACGTGGTGGACGAGCAGGTCGCGCTGATCAAGGCCCAGGTGGGCGACAAGCGCGCGATCTGCGGCCTGTCCGGCGGGGTGGACTCCGCGGTCGCGGCCGCGCTGGTGGCCCGGGCCATCGGCGACCAGCTGACCTGCGTGTACGTGGACCACGGCCTGATGCGCAAGGGCGAGACCGAGCAGGTCGAGAAGGACTTCGTGGCCGCCACCGGCGTCAAGCTGAAGGTGGTGGACGCCGAGGAGCGGTTCCTGAACGCGCTCAAGGGCGTCAGCGACCCGGAGGAGAAGCGCAAGATCATCGGCCGGGAGTTCATCCGGGTCTTCGAGCAGGCGCAGGCCGAGATCATCGCGGACGAGGGTCCGGCGGTGGAGTTCCTGGTGCAGGGCACCCTGTACCCGGACGTGGTGGAGTCCGGCGGCGGTACCGGCACCGCCAACATCAAGTCGCACCACAACGTCGGCGGCCTGCCCGAGGACCTTGAGTTCCAGCTGGTCGAGCCGCTGCGCCAGCTGTTCAAGGACGAGGTCCGGATGGTCGGCCAGGAGCTGGGCCTGCCGGAGGAGATCGTCCAGCGGCAGCCGTTCCCGGGCCCGGGCCTGGGCATCCGGATCGTCGGCGAGGTCACCAAGGAGCGCCTGGACCTGCTGCGCGAGGCCGACGCGATCGCCCGCGAGGAGCTGACCGCGGCCGGCCTGGACCGGGAGATCTGGCAGTGCCCGGTGGTGCTGCTGGCCGACGTCCGCAGCGTCGGCGTGCAGGGCGACGGCCGCACCTACGGTCACCCGATCGTGCTGCGTCCGGTCTCCTCCGAGGACGCCATGACCGCCGACTGGTCGCGGCTGCCCTACGAGGTGCTGGCCCGGATCTCGACCCGGATCACCAACGAGGTGCGCGACGTCAACCGCGTGGTGCTGGACGTGACCAGCAAGCCGCCGGGCACCATCGAGTGGGAGTGA
- a CDS encoding ubiquinol-cytochrome c reductase iron-sulfur subunit: MTEDAVRRRTFVDGSIAAVALGGGGLLLGSLTATFLRRKPKPAVAGTPKAGAPTASGGGAVSVAVGQVPVGGSATVTDPATGDAVYLVQPSAGQYCGLSSICTHSGCTVNPPQGGQLLCPCHGSRFDAATGAVLAGPAVTPLPKYTVTRNGDRLDLGPQQS, from the coding sequence ATGACCGAGGACGCGGTGCGCCGGCGGACCTTCGTGGACGGCTCGATCGCGGCGGTCGCGCTCGGCGGCGGCGGGCTGCTGCTCGGCTCGCTGACCGCGACCTTCCTGCGCAGGAAGCCGAAGCCGGCGGTGGCCGGCACCCCGAAGGCCGGCGCCCCGACAGCCAGTGGTGGGGGCGCCGTCTCGGTGGCGGTCGGCCAGGTGCCGGTGGGCGGCTCGGCCACCGTGACCGACCCGGCCACCGGCGACGCGGTCTACCTGGTGCAGCCCTCGGCCGGCCAGTACTGCGGGCTCTCCTCGATCTGCACGCACTCCGGCTGCACCGTGAACCCGCCGCAGGGCGGGCAGTTGCTCTGCCCGTGCCACGGCTCCCGGTTCGACGCGGCCACCGGCGCGGTGCTGGCCGGCCCGGCGGTCACGCCGCTGCCCAAGTACACGGTGACCCGGAACGGCGACCGGCTCGACCTCGGCCCGCAGCAGAGCTGA
- a CDS encoding FtsX-like permease family protein, translated as MTDLLTLLPVATAGLRRRKAAFAGGYVALTLGVTLVATTGVLLNDTMGDDSPLGAPSLHKVLTFAAGMAAFVAVFVVASTFAFAVAQRQRETALLRAVGATPRQVGALVMGEATVVALAAAVSGCLLSLPAAPALAAWLVARGAAPAGFTARTTAAPLLLAAAVGLLVALLGAGAAALRATRVRPVAALGEAAVDPGGMTRVRWVCAALQAAGLLGAVGYYLLAPLLPPAPGGGDQTGDPQFASQWVMAVDLMAIVTLSLFAPLLVPHLVRLLTLPLGRAAGATALLARQNALTAVRRTVSTATPAFLVIALLGTAIGSTTAFAEAMTAQGRAATAARFVLRPGAAPLPADAARRLTAGQPGLRATATLPTVITGLGADTPSFADHSEDSAASVPSAATVVEGGLADALALPAAQGSPADLHGATLAAASDQVRAHGWHLGDQVNLRLADGTVTALRLVFVFRTQLSLDEVLLSGDAVAPHLAGAGPTAVYLSDRPADLMGGRLTDASAPGPDPNAHYAWIATSTILGPAVLYALIAIVNTMVMAAADRRRDFAVLRLAGGVRRQVLGVVALEAVLVVAVAAVLALAVTAVTQLGTTLLLNHRILAGQATVALRLPWGWLAGGGAACLLLALAASLLPTGLALRQGAARA; from the coding sequence GTGACCGACCTGCTCACCCTGCTGCCGGTCGCCACGGCCGGCCTGCGCCGCCGCAAGGCCGCCTTCGCCGGCGGCTACGTCGCGCTCACCCTCGGCGTCACCCTGGTCGCCACCACCGGGGTGCTGCTGAACGACACCATGGGCGACGACTCCCCGCTCGGCGCCCCCTCGCTGCACAAGGTGCTCACCTTCGCCGCCGGCATGGCCGCCTTCGTCGCCGTCTTCGTGGTCGCCTCCACCTTCGCCTTCGCGGTCGCCCAGCGGCAGCGGGAGACCGCCCTGCTGCGCGCCGTCGGGGCGACGCCCCGTCAGGTCGGCGCGCTGGTCATGGGCGAGGCCACCGTGGTGGCCCTGGCCGCGGCGGTCTCCGGCTGCCTGCTGTCGCTGCCCGCCGCGCCCGCGCTGGCCGCCTGGCTGGTCGCCCGCGGCGCCGCACCGGCCGGCTTCACCGCCCGGACCACCGCGGCGCCGCTGCTGCTGGCGGCCGCCGTCGGCCTGCTGGTCGCACTGCTCGGAGCCGGCGCCGCCGCGCTGCGGGCCACCCGGGTCCGCCCGGTGGCGGCGCTCGGCGAGGCCGCCGTGGACCCCGGCGGCATGACCCGGGTGCGCTGGGTCTGCGCGGCGCTGCAGGCCGCCGGCCTGCTCGGCGCGGTCGGCTACTACCTGCTCGCGCCGCTGCTGCCGCCCGCCCCCGGCGGCGGGGACCAGACCGGCGACCCGCAGTTCGCCTCCCAGTGGGTGATGGCGGTGGACCTGATGGCGATCGTCACGCTCAGCCTGTTCGCCCCGCTGCTGGTGCCGCACCTGGTGCGGCTGCTCACCCTGCCGCTGGGCCGGGCGGCCGGCGCCACCGCCCTGCTGGCCCGGCAGAACGCGCTCACCGCCGTGCGCCGCACGGTCTCCACCGCCACCCCGGCCTTCCTGGTGATCGCCCTGCTCGGCACCGCGATCGGCTCCACCACGGCCTTCGCCGAGGCGATGACCGCCCAGGGCCGGGCCGCCACCGCCGCCCGCTTCGTGCTGCGCCCCGGCGCCGCGCCCCTGCCGGCCGACGCGGCCCGGCGGCTGACGGCCGGTCAGCCCGGGCTGCGGGCCACCGCCACCCTCCCCACCGTGATCACCGGGCTGGGCGCGGACACCCCCTCGTTCGCCGACCACTCCGAGGACTCGGCCGCCTCGGTGCCGTCCGCCGCCACCGTGGTCGAGGGCGGGCTGGCCGACGCGCTCGCCCTGCCCGCCGCCCAGGGCTCCCCCGCCGACCTGCACGGCGCCACCCTGGCCGCCGCCAGCGACCAGGTGCGGGCGCACGGCTGGCACCTGGGCGACCAGGTGAACCTGCGCCTCGCCGACGGCACCGTGACGGCGCTGCGGCTGGTGTTCGTCTTCCGCACCCAGCTCTCGCTCGACGAGGTGCTGCTCTCCGGCGACGCCGTCGCCCCCCACCTGGCCGGCGCCGGGCCGACCGCGGTCTACCTGAGCGACCGGCCGGCCGACCTGATGGGCGGTCGGCTCACCGACGCCAGCGCCCCGGGCCCGGACCCGAACGCGCACTACGCCTGGATCGCCACCAGCACCATCCTCGGCCCGGCCGTGCTCTACGCGCTGATCGCGATCGTCAACACCATGGTGATGGCGGCGGCCGACCGGCGGCGCGACTTCGCGGTGCTGCGCCTCGCCGGCGGGGTGCGCCGACAGGTGCTGGGCGTGGTCGCGCTGGAGGCGGTGCTGGTGGTGGCCGTCGCCGCGGTGCTGGCGCTGGCGGTCACCGCGGTCACCCAGCTGGGCACCACGCTGCTGCTGAACCACCGGATCCTGGCCGGCCAGGCGACCGTCGCGCTGCGGCTGCCGTGGGGCTGGCTGGCCGGCGGCGGGGCGGCCTGCCTGCTGCTGGCGCTGGCCGCCTCGCTGCTGCCCACCGGCCTGGCGCTGCGTCAGGGGGCCGCCCGGGCCTGA
- a CDS encoding ABC transporter ATP-binding protein, protein MGDDAVLRLEQVQRGYGTGPDAVRALAGVDTAFARGSFTAVMGPSGSGKSTLLQCAAGLDRPDAGRVVLDGVELGGLTETQLTVLRRERVGFVFQAFNLVGSLTAEQNVGLPLRLAGRRPDRAEVRAALEQVGLGHRTGHLPAQLSGGQQQRVAIARALITRPKVLFADEPTGALDSSSSREVLKLLRSLVDREGQSTVMVTHDPVAAAHADRVLFLADGRIVGDLAAPGAQLIAETMTALEAEPVA, encoded by the coding sequence ATGGGGGATGACGCCGTCCTGCGGCTCGAACAGGTCCAGCGCGGCTACGGAACCGGACCCGACGCGGTCCGGGCGCTCGCGGGGGTGGACACCGCCTTCGCCCGCGGCAGCTTCACCGCCGTGATGGGCCCCTCCGGCTCCGGCAAGAGCACCCTGCTGCAGTGCGCGGCCGGACTGGACCGCCCGGACGCGGGCCGGGTGGTGCTGGACGGCGTCGAGCTGGGCGGCCTGACCGAGACCCAGCTGACGGTGCTGCGGCGCGAACGGGTCGGCTTCGTCTTCCAGGCCTTCAACCTGGTCGGCTCGCTGACCGCCGAACAGAACGTCGGCCTCCCGCTGCGGCTGGCCGGGCGCCGCCCCGACCGCGCCGAGGTGCGCGCCGCGCTGGAGCAGGTCGGCCTCGGCCACCGCACCGGCCACCTGCCGGCCCAGCTCTCCGGCGGGCAGCAGCAGCGCGTGGCGATCGCCCGGGCGCTGATCACCCGCCCGAAGGTGCTCTTCGCCGACGAGCCCACCGGCGCGCTGGACAGCTCCAGCAGCCGCGAGGTGCTGAAACTGCTCCGCTCGCTGGTGGACCGCGAGGGCCAGAGCACCGTGATGGTCACCCACGACCCGGTGGCCGCCGCCCACGCCGACCGGGTGCTCTTCCTGGCCGACGGCCGGATCGTCGGCGACCTGGCCGCGCCCGGCGCCCAGCTGATCGCCGAGACGATGACCGCGCTGGAAGCGGAGCCGGTCGCGTGA
- a CDS encoding PspC domain-containing protein — MTEEQSTPPDQPGTQEGAADGRPPLARSERHRVVAGVCGGLGRHLDIDPVVFRVVTAVLCLTGGLGLFVYGLAWLIVPDEREDPKHGRTELQRVLTGRVDGQSIGAVLMTVIGTGVFFSWMGSGDSILPLLLLAAMVFFAVRHDPERRRRARGQAAPPRPAGPYDRATATAGGPGDGPALTDWDTWRQDFHTQWTARKAEFHTRVNLAKEGFTAPLPPDAPTNGTDRPPTDAPPTGRGGYHWDPRHPERNPWGAGPPPGMPAQPWWQRTDLPAGDPLRKTTPDLPPRAPRPRRERRRGSGLGLLGLLLAGGAGWAVWAGGHQGRTVPATTVLATGLLVLGLTMLVGSRWGRARWLAVPALALTLALAGLGDQARISNFALGDRNWAPATAAELQPRYALGLGDIHLDLTSLDPAGATLRSQVQLGAGNVEVQLPPGTAADLNLRVVAGDIQTPDDDGSTSGGLGTRRTVHLDPVGGGPAHGTIDLTIEVGFGEIQVVQ, encoded by the coding sequence ATGACCGAGGAGCAGAGCACACCGCCCGACCAGCCGGGCACCCAGGAGGGCGCCGCCGACGGCCGGCCCCCGCTCGCCCGCAGCGAGCGGCACCGCGTGGTGGCCGGGGTGTGCGGCGGGCTCGGCCGGCACCTGGACATCGACCCCGTGGTCTTCCGGGTGGTCACCGCGGTGCTCTGCCTCACCGGCGGCCTCGGGCTCTTCGTCTACGGGCTGGCCTGGCTGATCGTGCCCGACGAGCGGGAGGACCCCAAGCACGGGCGCACCGAGCTGCAGCGGGTGCTGACCGGGCGGGTCGACGGGCAGTCGATCGGCGCGGTGCTCATGACGGTGATCGGGACCGGCGTCTTCTTCTCCTGGATGGGCAGCGGCGACTCGATCCTGCCGCTGCTGCTGCTCGCCGCGATGGTCTTCTTCGCCGTCCGGCACGACCCGGAGCGCCGCCGCCGGGCCCGCGGCCAGGCCGCCCCGCCCCGCCCCGCCGGACCCTACGACCGGGCGACCGCCACCGCCGGCGGGCCCGGCGACGGCCCGGCGCTGACCGACTGGGACACCTGGCGGCAGGACTTCCACACCCAGTGGACGGCCCGCAAGGCCGAGTTCCACACCCGGGTCAACCTGGCGAAGGAGGGCTTCACCGCCCCCCTCCCGCCGGACGCCCCGACCAACGGCACCGACCGGCCCCCCACCGACGCGCCGCCGACCGGCCGCGGCGGCTACCACTGGGACCCCCGGCACCCCGAGCGCAACCCCTGGGGCGCCGGCCCCCCGCCCGGCATGCCCGCGCAGCCCTGGTGGCAGCGGACCGACCTGCCGGCCGGCGACCCGCTGCGCAAGACCACCCCGGACCTGCCGCCGAGGGCGCCGCGCCCCCGCCGGGAGCGCCGGCGGGGCTCCGGACTCGGCCTGCTCGGGCTGCTGCTGGCCGGCGGCGCCGGCTGGGCGGTCTGGGCCGGCGGGCACCAGGGCCGCACCGTGCCGGCCACCACCGTGCTGGCCACCGGCCTGCTGGTGCTCGGCCTGACCATGCTGGTCGGCTCCCGCTGGGGCCGGGCCCGCTGGCTCGCCGTGCCCGCGCTGGCCCTCACCCTCGCCCTGGCCGGCCTGGGCGACCAGGCGCGGATCTCCAACTTCGCGCTGGGCGACCGGAACTGGGCCCCGGCGACGGCGGCCGAGCTGCAGCCGAGGTACGCCCTGGGGCTGGGCGACATCCACCTCGACCTGACCTCGCTGGACCCGGCCGGCGCCACCCTGCGCAGCCAGGTGCAGCTCGGCGCGGGCAACGTCGAGGTGCAGCTGCCGCCCGGCACCGCGGCCGACCTGAACCTGCGGGTGGTGGCCGGCGACATCCAGACCCCCGACGACGACGGCTCGACCTCGGGCGGCCTCGGCACCCGCCGCACGGTCCACCTGGACCCGGTGGGCGGCGGCCCGGCCCACGGAACCATCGACCTCACCATCGAGGTCGGCTTCGGCGAGATCCAGGTGGTGCAGTGA
- a CDS encoding SGNH/GDSL hydrolase family protein has protein sequence MPRLLHRSLAAVLGALCGPLLLTAAPAAARTGPPVVRVMPLGDSITAGVGSHDGAGYRLPLRQDCAEQSRFTLRLVGSQHDTLFPGDRHEGHSGWMVADLTARIDGWLAAARPDVVLLHIGINDLDRGPDKPHAADRLAALLDRIYTDRPGVSVLLLGLLPTTEGLEQPVRTFNRRVEDLSATEWRLGRDFDYLRPPELTPAEFADRLHPDDLGYQRIADRFYHALTDAVARRAARP, from the coding sequence GTGCCCCGACTCCTCCACCGCTCCCTCGCCGCCGTCCTCGGTGCCCTCTGCGGGCCGCTCCTGCTCACCGCCGCACCGGCCGCCGCCCGCACCGGACCACCGGTCGTGCGGGTGATGCCGCTCGGCGACTCGATCACCGCCGGCGTCGGCAGCCACGACGGGGCCGGCTACCGGTTGCCGCTGCGGCAGGACTGCGCCGAACAGTCCCGGTTCACCCTGCGGCTGGTCGGCTCGCAGCACGACACCCTCTTCCCCGGCGACCGGCACGAGGGCCACAGCGGCTGGATGGTCGCCGACCTCACCGCCCGGATCGACGGCTGGCTGGCCGCCGCCCGGCCCGACGTGGTGCTGCTGCACATCGGCATCAACGACCTGGACCGCGGCCCGGACAAGCCGCACGCCGCCGACCGGCTGGCCGCCCTGCTGGACCGGATCTACACCGACCGGCCCGGGGTGAGCGTGCTGCTGCTCGGCCTGCTGCCCACCACCGAGGGGCTGGAGCAGCCGGTCCGGACGTTCAACCGGCGGGTCGAGGACCTGTCCGCCACCGAGTGGCGGCTCGGCCGGGACTTCGACTACCTGCGGCCGCCCGAGCTGACCCCCGCCGAGTTCGCCGACCGGCTGCACCCCGACGACCTCGGCTACCAGCGGATCGCCGACCGCTTCTACCACGCGCTGACCGACGCCGTGGCCCGCCGGGCGGCCCGCCCCTGA
- a CDS encoding ATP-binding protein: protein MASPDPVTSTGADGPAGGDTAAEQPDRPPFRKLYRSPHSRMLGGVAHGLAVHLGLPVTWVRAAFVLLFFANGIGVLLYAAFWFVVPIGIGEPALGSEWVWAGGQFVPAGASGVTPEPLRKGRRGRLGRLRDLLQGTFQGEPVIAEQAVPGEPPAAASRRNAGQLAALLMLVVGVMWLLNALHLQSSQPYAWPLLAIGVGVALVWRQADDSRWARWFGLTGGRRRSAVARVGAGVLLVAAGIVGFLILQGTGSAVGSVVEASLAVLAGVLVLTGPYALRMWQDLGAERTARIRAQERAEIAAHIHDSVLHTLTLIQRRAEDPKEVQRLARAQERELRLWLYRPEAAAEAAPDTLAERIREVVAEVEDRHGVPIELVCVGDCPMDERIAAQMQAAREAMVNAAKYGGGAPVQVYAEVEGRTVLVFVRDHGPGFDPDTVPEDRMGVRESIIGRMKRHGGTARVRPAPDGGTEVELEMERAADD from the coding sequence GTGGCAAGCCCCGACCCCGTGACCAGCACCGGCGCCGACGGACCGGCCGGCGGCGACACCGCCGCCGAGCAACCCGACCGCCCGCCGTTCCGCAAGCTCTACCGCAGCCCGCACTCGCGCATGCTCGGCGGAGTCGCGCACGGCCTCGCGGTCCACCTCGGCCTGCCCGTCACCTGGGTGCGGGCCGCCTTCGTGCTGCTCTTCTTCGCCAACGGGATCGGCGTGCTGCTCTACGCGGCCTTCTGGTTCGTGGTGCCGATCGGCATCGGCGAGCCCGCGCTGGGCTCCGAATGGGTCTGGGCGGGCGGCCAGTTCGTCCCGGCCGGCGCCTCCGGCGTCACCCCGGAGCCGCTGCGCAAGGGCCGCCGGGGCCGGCTCGGCCGGCTGCGCGACCTGCTGCAGGGCACCTTCCAGGGCGAGCCGGTGATCGCCGAGCAGGCCGTGCCGGGCGAGCCGCCGGCCGCCGCCAGCCGGCGCAACGCCGGGCAGCTGGCCGCCCTGCTGATGCTGGTGGTCGGCGTGATGTGGCTGCTCAACGCGCTGCACCTGCAGTCCTCGCAGCCCTACGCCTGGCCGCTGCTGGCGATCGGCGTCGGCGTCGCGCTGGTCTGGCGGCAGGCCGACGACTCCCGCTGGGCCCGCTGGTTCGGCCTGACCGGCGGCCGCCGGCGCAGCGCGGTGGCCCGGGTCGGCGCGGGCGTGCTGCTGGTCGCCGCCGGCATCGTCGGGTTCCTGATCCTGCAGGGCACCGGCTCGGCGGTCGGCTCGGTGGTGGAGGCGTCGCTCGCGGTGCTGGCCGGGGTGCTGGTGCTGACCGGCCCGTACGCGCTGCGGATGTGGCAGGACCTGGGCGCCGAGCGGACGGCCCGGATCCGGGCCCAGGAGCGGGCCGAGATCGCCGCGCACATCCACGACTCGGTGCTGCACACGCTGACCCTGATCCAGCGCCGGGCGGAGGACCCGAAGGAGGTGCAGCGCCTGGCCCGGGCCCAGGAGCGCGAGCTGCGGCTCTGGCTCTACCGTCCGGAGGCCGCCGCCGAGGCCGCGCCCGATACCCTGGCGGAGCGGATCCGCGAGGTGGTCGCCGAGGTCGAGGACCGGCACGGGGTGCCGATCGAGCTGGTCTGCGTCGGCGACTGCCCGATGGACGAGCGGATCGCCGCACAGATGCAGGCCGCGCGCGAGGCGATGGTGAACGCCGCCAAGTACGGTGGCGGGGCACCGGTGCAGGTGTACGCCGAGGTGGAGGGGAGGACGGTGCTGGTGTTCGTGCGCGACCACGGCCCCGGCTTCGACCCGGACACCGTGCCCGAGGACCGGATGGGCGTCCGCGAGTCGATCATCGGGCGGATGAAGCGGCACGGCGGCACCGCCCGGGTCCGCCCCGCGCCGGACGGCGGTACCGAGGTCGAGCTGGAGATGGAGAGAGCCGCAGATGACTGA
- a CDS encoding LuxR C-terminal-related transcriptional regulator codes for MTDAESVPDRTARVVLVDDHRMFRTGVRAEIGRTEVTGIDVVGEADDVESAVRVVAETRPDVVLLDVHLPGGGGVEVLRRSTAVMGEPGGVKFLALSVSDAADDVIGVIRGGARGYVTKTITGADLVGAIFRIADGDAVFSPRLAGFVLDAFAATDTPPVDEDLDRLTQREREVLRLIARGYAYKEIAKQLFISVKTVESHVSAVLRKLQLSNRHELTRWATARRLV; via the coding sequence ATGACTGACGCTGAGTCCGTGCCCGACAGGACCGCCCGCGTGGTGCTGGTGGACGACCACCGGATGTTCCGCACCGGCGTGCGCGCCGAGATCGGCCGCACCGAGGTGACCGGGATCGACGTGGTCGGCGAGGCCGACGACGTGGAGTCCGCGGTCCGGGTGGTCGCCGAGACCCGCCCGGACGTGGTGCTGCTCGACGTTCACCTGCCCGGTGGCGGCGGCGTCGAGGTGCTGCGCCGCTCGACCGCGGTGATGGGCGAGCCGGGCGGGGTGAAGTTCCTCGCGCTCTCCGTCTCGGACGCGGCCGACGACGTGATCGGGGTGATCCGCGGCGGTGCCCGGGGCTACGTCACCAAGACCATCACCGGCGCCGACCTGGTGGGTGCGATCTTCCGGATCGCCGACGGCGACGCGGTCTTCTCGCCCCGGCTGGCCGGCTTCGTGCTGGACGCCTTCGCCGCCACGGACACTCCTCCGGTGGACGAGGACCTCGACCGGTTGACCCAGCGCGAGCGCGAGGTGCTCCGGCTGATCGCCCGCGGCTACGCCTACAAGGAGATCGCCAAGCAGCTCTTCATCTCGGTGAAGACGGTGGAGAGCCACGTCTCCGCGGTGCTGCGCAAGCTGCAGCTGAGCAACCGTCACGAGCTGACCCGGTGGGCGACGGCGCGGCGGCTGGTCTGA
- a CDS encoding acyltransferase family protein: MPLSLLPSRAPQEGGEPDRDATRTSKRPRLYVLDGIRLLAALSVMLFHYVGKPVGWDQTWRGRPDRLLPGLHDAAIYGWVGVELFFLISGFVICMSCWGKRPQDFFVSRVVRLYPAYWTAVLITTGVVAAAGYSFTTAKDLTPRAVITNLTMLQAPIGAPSVDPSYWTLWVEMLFYVLFAVVVVVGLTYRRVVAFCGIWMFLAVLAPAVDLPLLSTLAQADYAPFFTAGITMFLMYRFGPNLLLWCMLGFCWMVAQYRLQSTVEMYQQWLPQHISWTVATALMTLCFLQVLGAALGLFDRIQWRRLTVAGALTYPVYLLHQELGVTGIHWLRQWLAPRTTLALVVLGVLLLSYLVHRLVETPVSGLLKRGLGAAFASVTEADERARAAAAGEVTRA, encoded by the coding sequence ATGCCGCTGTCCCTGCTGCCGAGCCGCGCCCCGCAGGAAGGGGGGGAGCCCGACCGCGACGCCACCCGGACCAGCAAGCGGCCGCGGCTCTACGTGCTCGACGGCATAAGGCTGCTGGCGGCGCTGAGCGTGATGCTCTTCCACTACGTGGGCAAGCCGGTGGGCTGGGACCAGACCTGGCGCGGGCGCCCGGACCGGCTGCTGCCCGGCCTGCACGACGCGGCGATCTACGGCTGGGTCGGCGTCGAGCTGTTCTTCCTGATCAGCGGCTTCGTCATCTGCATGTCCTGCTGGGGCAAGCGGCCGCAGGACTTCTTCGTCTCCCGGGTGGTCCGGCTCTACCCCGCGTACTGGACGGCGGTGCTGATCACCACCGGCGTGGTGGCCGCGGCCGGCTACTCCTTCACCACCGCCAAGGACCTGACGCCGCGGGCGGTGATCACCAACCTGACGATGCTGCAGGCGCCGATCGGCGCGCCCTCGGTGGACCCGAGCTATTGGACGCTCTGGGTGGAAATGCTCTTCTACGTGCTGTTCGCGGTCGTCGTGGTGGTCGGCCTGACGTACCGTCGGGTGGTGGCGTTCTGCGGAATCTGGATGTTCCTGGCGGTGCTCGCGCCGGCCGTGGACCTCCCGCTGCTCAGCACCCTGGCGCAGGCCGACTACGCCCCCTTCTTCACGGCCGGGATCACCATGTTCCTGATGTACCGGTTCGGCCCGAACCTGCTGCTCTGGTGCATGCTCGGGTTCTGCTGGATGGTGGCCCAGTACCGGCTGCAGAGCACCGTCGAGATGTACCAGCAGTGGCTGCCGCAGCACATCTCCTGGACCGTCGCGACCGCGCTGATGACGCTCTGCTTCCTGCAGGTGCTCGGCGCCGCGCTCGGCCTCTTCGACCGGATCCAGTGGCGCCGGCTGACCGTCGCCGGCGCGCTCACCTACCCGGTCTACCTGCTGCACCAGGAGCTCGGCGTCACCGGCATCCACTGGCTGCGCCAGTGGCTGGCGCCGCGCACCACGCTCGCCCTGGTCGTGCTGGGCGTGCTGCTGCTCTCCTACCTGGTGCACCGGCTGGTGGAGACCCCGGTCTCCGGCCTGCTCAAGCGCGGACTGGGCGCCGCCTTCGCCTCGGTGACCGAGGCGGACGAGCGGGCCCGGGCGGCCGCTGCCGGGGAGGTGACCAGGGCGTGA